In Phaseolus vulgaris cultivar G19833 chromosome 10, P. vulgaris v2.0, whole genome shotgun sequence, a single genomic region encodes these proteins:
- the LOC137818506 gene encoding uncharacterized protein, giving the protein MLAPHPLRTLTTPPPPLLLHFLPSTPFIPSFSHPPFQSHAMMGSFSSSPSSPSSSSPSTSSTPQEHPQNNLNQHKLSHVLKYHNQTKHNFNHFARGPHGLDWANQPNPFRRYLSSPLISLLHPQPPYLPPLYHSLFLSLPSPHPISQSTVSQFLFDSLALSAWKTTSFSTWSLRVNPSSGNLHPTEAYIVAPPIPSISDSAFVAHYAPKEHALELRAQIPSGFFPKYFPPNSFLVGLSSVFWREAWKYGERAFRYCNHDVGHAIGAVAMAAAGLGWDVKVLDSLGCEELKSLMGLHVFPDFEIPSRAVRGKIPEIEFEHPDCVMLVYPSGVGGFDVNWKELSEAILGFDKLDWKGKPNSLSKEHVCWDVIYRTAEAVKKPLTLGDKFSVEPFQRSGVCGEGLYNGLTVREVVRNRRSAVDMDGVTEIERDAFYQILLHCLPSGCQSGGRQRRQLALPFRALPWDVEVHAALFVHRVVGLPQGLYFLVRNENNFDELKKAMLPDFLWTKPEGCPDELPLYELLRSDCRPLAKKLSCHQDIASDGCFSLGMLARMEPTLCEKNVWMYPRLFWETGVLGQVLYLEAHAIGISATGIGCFFDDPVHQLLGLKGSTFQSLYHFTVGSPVLDKRIMSLPTYPGPDVDA; this is encoded by the exons ATGCTAGCACCTCACCCTCTCAGAACCCTCACCACCCCACCACCACCATTACTTCTCCATTTTCTTCCTTCAACCCCTTTCATTCCTTCATTCTCCCACCCTCCATTCCAATCCCATGCTATGATGGGCTCATTCTCTTCTTCACCATCTTCTCCATCTTCATCTTCTCCTTCCACATCATCCACCCCCCAAGAACATCCTCAAAACAACCTCAACCAACACAAACTCTCCCACGTCCTCAAATACCACAACCAAACCAAGCACAACTTCAACCATTTCGCCCGTGGGCCCCACGGCCTCGACTGGGCCAACCAGCCCAACCCATTTCGTAGATACCTCTCCTCCCCTCTCATCTCTCTTCTCCACCCACAACCACCATATCTACCACCACTCTACCACTCTCTCTTCCTTTCTCTCCCCTCTCCCCACCCCATTTCCCAATCCACCGTTTCCCAGTTCCTCTTCGACTCCCTCGCCCTCTCCGCCTGGAAAACCACCAGCTTCTCCACTTGGTCCCTCAGGGTTAACCCCAGTAGCGGCAATTTGCATCCCACTGAAGCCTACATCGTTGCCCCACCCATACCCTCTATCTCTGATTCCGCTTTTGTCGCTCATTATGCCCCTAAGGAGCATGCTTTGGAACTCAGAGCCCAAATCCCATCTGGGTTTTTCCCCAAGTATTTTCCACCCAATTCGTTCCTTGTTGGGTTGTCCTCGGTTTTCTGGCGTGAGGCTTGGAAGTACGGGGAACGCGCGTTCAG GTACTGTAACCATGATGTTGGTCACGCCATTGGGGCAGTTGCCATGGCTGCTGCGGGTCTTGGTTGGGATGTGAAGGTTTTGGATTCCTTGGGGTGTGAGGAGTTGAAGAGTCTCATGGGGCTTCATGTTTTCCCTGATTTTGAGATTCCGTCGCGTGCTGTTAGAGGGAAGATTCCAGAAATTGAGTTTGAGCATCCTGATTGTGTGATGCTGGTTTATCCGAGTGGGGTTGGTGGGTTTGATGTTAACTGGAAGGAATTAAGTGAAGCTATATTGGGGTTTGATAAGTTGGATTGGAAGGGGAAACCTAATTCCCTTAGCAAAGAGCATGTGTGTTGGGATGTTATTTATAGGACTGCTGAGGCTGTGAAAAAGCCTTTGACATTGGGGGATAAGTTCTCGGTTGAGCCGTTTCAGAGGAGTGGTGTTTGTGGGGAGGGTTTGTATAACGGGTTAACTGTGAGGGAAGTTGTTAGGAATCGAAGGAGTGCTGTCGATATGGATGGAGTTACTGAAATTGAGAGAGATGCATTTTATCAGATTCTGTTGCACTGTCTTCCTTCAGGTTGCCAGAGTGGAGGGAGGCAAAGGAGGCAGCTGGCATTGCCATTCCGGGCTCTTCCGTGGGATGTTGAGGTGCATGCTGCTTTGTTTGTTCATAGAGTGGTGGGATTGCCTCAAGGATTGTATTTCTTGGTGAGGAATGAAAACAATTTCGATGAACTGAAGAAAGCTATGCTACCTGACTTTTTGTGGACCAAACCCGAGGGCTGTCCAGATGAGCTTCCACTGTATGAACTGCTTAGATCTGATTGCCGGCCGCTTGCCAAGAAGCTTTCGTGCCACCAG GACATTGCAAGTGATGGATGCTTCAGCCTTGGTATGTTGGCCCGTATGGAACCTACTTTGTGTGAGAAGAATGTCTGGATGTATCCACGTTTATTTTGGGAGACTGGAGTCCTTGGACAGGTGTTGTACCTCGAAGCACATGCTATTGGTATCTCAGCAACTGGAATTGGTTGCTTCTTTGATGACCCTG TTCATCAGCTCCTTGGCTTAAAAGGGTCAACATTCCAGAGCCTCTATCATTTTACTGTTGGAAGTCCTGTCTTAGACAAACGTATAATGAGTTTACCCACATATCCAGGCCCTGATGTTGATGCTTAA